The following are encoded together in the Glycine max cultivar Williams 82 chromosome 8, Glycine_max_v4.0, whole genome shotgun sequence genome:
- the PHR12 gene encoding myb family transcription factor IPN2 isoform X3 → MERMFPPKKPSTMNSHDRPMCVQGDSGLVLTTDPKPRLRWTVELHERFVDAVTQLGGPDKATPKTIMRVMGVKGLTLYHLKSHLQKFRLGKQPHKDFNDHSIKDGMRASALELQRNTASSSAMIGRNMNEMQIEVQRRLHEQLEVQKHLQLRIEAQGKYMQSILEKAYQTLAGENMASAATNLKSAIVPHHQGIPDMGVVMKEFGSPLGFSSFQDLENIYGGNQIDLQQNMEKPSLDHGFMPINESLCLGKKRSNNPYSGSGKNPLIWSDDLRLQDLGGPASSCLGPQDDPFKGDQIQIAPPGSLDRGASTDIDPMSEIYDSKPVLQSEEKKFDASSMKLERPSPRRAPLQPERMSPMISTGTMAQGRGSPFG, encoded by the exons TAAACCTCGCCTCCGTTGGACTGTTGAGCTCCATGAACGCTTTGTTGATGCTGTTACTCAGCTTGGAGGGCCTGATA AGGCCACTCCTAAAACCATCATGAGGGTTATGGGTGTGAAGGGTCTCACCCTTTACCACCTCAAGAGCCACCTCCAG AAATTTAGGCTTGGCAAGCAGCCCCACAAGGATTTCAATGATCACTCGATTAAGGATGGTATGAGAG CTTCGGCTTTAGAACTGCAGCGAAACACTGCTTCCTCTTCTGCCATGATTGGCCGCAACATGAATGA GATGCAAATAGAGGTGCAGAGAAGACTTCATGAACAACTTGAG GTTCAAAAACACCTTCAGCTAAGGATTGAGGCTCAAGGGAAATACATGCAAAGCATATTGGAGAAGGCTTATCAAACCCTTGCTGGTGAAAACATGGCATCTGCAGCAACTAACTTAAAGAGTGCTATTGTACCTCATCATCAAGGAATCCCTGACATGGGAGTAGTGATGAAGGAGTTTGGTTCCCCTCTTGGTTTTTCTTCATTCCAAGACCTTGAGAACATTTATGGAGGTAACCAAATTGACCTTCAGCAGAACATGGAGAAGCCATCCCTTGATCATGGTTTCATGCCAATCAATGAGAGCTTGTGTTTGGGGAAGAAGAGGTCCAATAACCCTTATAGTGGGAGTGGTAAGAACCCTTTGATTTGGAGTGATGATCTAAGGCTTCAAGATTTGGGAGGGCCAGCATCATCATGCCTTGGCCCTCAAGATGACCCTTTCAAAGGTGACCAGATTCAGATTGCACCACCAGGATCATTGGATAGAGGAGCTAGCACTGACATTGATCCCATGTCAGAGATCTATGACTCAAAACCTGTGCTTCAGAGTGAAGAGAAAAAGTTTGATGCATCATCTATGAAGCTTGAAAGGCCTTCACCAAGAAGAGCACCTCTTCAGCCTGAAAGGATGAGCCCTATGATCAGCACTGGTACCATGGCACAAGGTAGAGGCTCACCATTTGGGTGA
- the PHR12 gene encoding myb family transcription factor IPN2 isoform X2: MERMFPPKKPSTMNSHDRPMCVQGDSGLVLTTDPKPRLRWTVELHERFVDAVTQLGGPDKATPKTIMRVMGVKGLTLYHLKSHLQKFRLGKQPHKDFNDHSIKDASALELQRNTASSSAMIGRNMNDNSHMVDAIRMQIEVQRRLHEQLEVQKHLQLRIEAQGKYMQSILEKAYQTLAGENMASAATNLKSAIVPHHQGIPDMGVVMKEFGSPLGFSSFQDLENIYGGNQIDLQQNMEKPSLDHGFMPINESLCLGKKRSNNPYSGSGKNPLIWSDDLRLQDLGGPASSCLGPQDDPFKGDQIQIAPPGSLDRGASTDIDPMSEIYDSKPVLQSEEKKFDASSMKLERPSPRRAPLQPERMSPMISTGTMAQGRGSPFG, translated from the exons TAAACCTCGCCTCCGTTGGACTGTTGAGCTCCATGAACGCTTTGTTGATGCTGTTACTCAGCTTGGAGGGCCTGATA AGGCCACTCCTAAAACCATCATGAGGGTTATGGGTGTGAAGGGTCTCACCCTTTACCACCTCAAGAGCCACCTCCAG AAATTTAGGCTTGGCAAGCAGCCCCACAAGGATTTCAATGATCACTCGATTAAGGATG CTTCGGCTTTAGAACTGCAGCGAAACACTGCTTCCTCTTCTGCCATGATTGGCCGCAACATGAATGA TAACTCACACATGGTTGATGCGATTAGGATGCAAATAGAGGTGCAGAGAAGACTTCATGAACAACTTGAG GTTCAAAAACACCTTCAGCTAAGGATTGAGGCTCAAGGGAAATACATGCAAAGCATATTGGAGAAGGCTTATCAAACCCTTGCTGGTGAAAACATGGCATCTGCAGCAACTAACTTAAAGAGTGCTATTGTACCTCATCATCAAGGAATCCCTGACATGGGAGTAGTGATGAAGGAGTTTGGTTCCCCTCTTGGTTTTTCTTCATTCCAAGACCTTGAGAACATTTATGGAGGTAACCAAATTGACCTTCAGCAGAACATGGAGAAGCCATCCCTTGATCATGGTTTCATGCCAATCAATGAGAGCTTGTGTTTGGGGAAGAAGAGGTCCAATAACCCTTATAGTGGGAGTGGTAAGAACCCTTTGATTTGGAGTGATGATCTAAGGCTTCAAGATTTGGGAGGGCCAGCATCATCATGCCTTGGCCCTCAAGATGACCCTTTCAAAGGTGACCAGATTCAGATTGCACCACCAGGATCATTGGATAGAGGAGCTAGCACTGACATTGATCCCATGTCAGAGATCTATGACTCAAAACCTGTGCTTCAGAGTGAAGAGAAAAAGTTTGATGCATCATCTATGAAGCTTGAAAGGCCTTCACCAAGAAGAGCACCTCTTCAGCCTGAAAGGATGAGCCCTATGATCAGCACTGGTACCATGGCACAAGGTAGAGGCTCACCATTTGGGTGA
- the PHR12 gene encoding myb family transcription factor IPN2 isoform X4: MERMFPPKKPSTMNSHDRPMCVQGDSGLVLTTDPKPRLRWTVELHERFVDAVTQLGGPDKATPKTIMRVMGVKGLTLYHLKSHLQKFRLGKQPHKDFNDHSIKDASALELQRNTASSSAMIGRNMNEMQIEVQRRLHEQLEVQKHLQLRIEAQGKYMQSILEKAYQTLAGENMASAATNLKSAIVPHHQGIPDMGVVMKEFGSPLGFSSFQDLENIYGGNQIDLQQNMEKPSLDHGFMPINESLCLGKKRSNNPYSGSGKNPLIWSDDLRLQDLGGPASSCLGPQDDPFKGDQIQIAPPGSLDRGASTDIDPMSEIYDSKPVLQSEEKKFDASSMKLERPSPRRAPLQPERMSPMISTGTMAQGRGSPFG, encoded by the exons TAAACCTCGCCTCCGTTGGACTGTTGAGCTCCATGAACGCTTTGTTGATGCTGTTACTCAGCTTGGAGGGCCTGATA AGGCCACTCCTAAAACCATCATGAGGGTTATGGGTGTGAAGGGTCTCACCCTTTACCACCTCAAGAGCCACCTCCAG AAATTTAGGCTTGGCAAGCAGCCCCACAAGGATTTCAATGATCACTCGATTAAGGATG CTTCGGCTTTAGAACTGCAGCGAAACACTGCTTCCTCTTCTGCCATGATTGGCCGCAACATGAATGA GATGCAAATAGAGGTGCAGAGAAGACTTCATGAACAACTTGAG GTTCAAAAACACCTTCAGCTAAGGATTGAGGCTCAAGGGAAATACATGCAAAGCATATTGGAGAAGGCTTATCAAACCCTTGCTGGTGAAAACATGGCATCTGCAGCAACTAACTTAAAGAGTGCTATTGTACCTCATCATCAAGGAATCCCTGACATGGGAGTAGTGATGAAGGAGTTTGGTTCCCCTCTTGGTTTTTCTTCATTCCAAGACCTTGAGAACATTTATGGAGGTAACCAAATTGACCTTCAGCAGAACATGGAGAAGCCATCCCTTGATCATGGTTTCATGCCAATCAATGAGAGCTTGTGTTTGGGGAAGAAGAGGTCCAATAACCCTTATAGTGGGAGTGGTAAGAACCCTTTGATTTGGAGTGATGATCTAAGGCTTCAAGATTTGGGAGGGCCAGCATCATCATGCCTTGGCCCTCAAGATGACCCTTTCAAAGGTGACCAGATTCAGATTGCACCACCAGGATCATTGGATAGAGGAGCTAGCACTGACATTGATCCCATGTCAGAGATCTATGACTCAAAACCTGTGCTTCAGAGTGAAGAGAAAAAGTTTGATGCATCATCTATGAAGCTTGAAAGGCCTTCACCAAGAAGAGCACCTCTTCAGCCTGAAAGGATGAGCCCTATGATCAGCACTGGTACCATGGCACAAGGTAGAGGCTCACCATTTGGGTGA
- the LOC100792266 gene encoding uncharacterized protein, translating to MENQSSSNKIETLPIDTTFKLPANIPVWPQGGEFATGTINIGGLKLFQISIFNKVWKTLEGGPGDAGATFFEPAGVPEGFFTLGHYSQPNNKPLFGSILVAKDESSSSGDNNGALKKPVDYTLVWSSKSQKIKQDKDGYIWLPTAPDGYKTLGHVVTTTPEKPSLDKIRCVRSDLTDQCERNSWIWGPAKSSDEKGFNVHEVRPSNRGTQAPGVLVGTFFAHNCEAPSPLPIACLKNTSMNFSSSMPNLPQVRALVQAYSPFMYLHPDEDFQPASTKWYFTNGALLVKKGEESKPVAIDPTGSNLPQGGNNDGEFWLDLPSDKANKERVKKGDFKSCQAYVHAKPMFGGTFTDLVMWVFYPFNGPGTAKVGLIDIPLGKIGEHIGDWEHVTLRVSNFNGELKRVYLSQHSKGQWVEAPQLEFQSGNKAVCYSSLNGHAIYPKVGLVMQGLDGIGIKNETKRSEKVIDMGVGFEVVSGEYLGSAIVEPPWLNFFRQWGPKITYDIAKVLDKLEKVFPALQGLEDSLPKELLGEEGPTGPKLKRNWSGDEV from the exons ATGGAGAACCAATCCTCTTCAAACAAGATAGAAACTCTTCCCATCGACACTACATTTAAGCTTCCAGCAAATATACCAGTTTGGCCACAAG GTGGTGAATTTGCTACTGGAACCATCAACATAGGAGGGCTAAAActgtttcaaatttcaatattcAACAAAGTTTGGAAAACCCTAGAAGGTGGACCAGGTGATGCAGGGGCAACTTTCTTTGAGCCAGCAGGAGTACCTGAAGGATTCTTTACCTTAGGCCACTACAGCCAACCCAACAACAAGCCTCTTTTTGGATCAATTCTGGtggcaaaagatgaatcatcatcttcaggTGATAACAATGGAGCTTTGAAGAAACCAGTTGATTACACACTGGTGTGGAGCAGCAAGTCCCAAAAGATCAAGCAAGACAAAGATGGCTACATTTGGCTACCAACAGCACCTGATGGCTATAAAACCTTAGGCCATGTTGTCACCACCACACCTGAGAAACCCTCACTTGACAAAATCAGGTGTGTTAGGTCAGATCTCACAGACCAGTGTGAGAGAAACTCATGGATTTGGGGACCAGCCAAGAGCAGTGATGAGAAAGGTTTCAATGTTCATGAAGTGAGGCCAAGCAATAGAGGGACTCAAGCACCTGGTGTTCTTGTAGGAACATTTTTTGCTCATAATTGTGAAGCTCCTTCCCCTCTCCCTATTGCTTGTTTGAAGAACACCAGCATGAACTTCTCCTCCTCAATGCCTAATTTGCCCCAAGTTAGGGCACTAGTCCAAGCTTATTCTCCATTCATGTACTTGCATCCTGATGAAGATTTCCAACCTGCTTCCACCAAGTGGTATTTCACAAATGGGGCATTGCTTGTTAAGAAAGGAGAAGAGTccaaacctgtggcaatagACCCTACAGGCTCTAACCTTCCTCAAGGTGGCAACAATGATGGTGAGTTTTGGTTGGACCTTCCTTCTGACAAAGCCAACAAGGAGAGGGTGAAAAAGGGTGATTTCAAGAGTTGCCAAGCCTATGTTCATGCCAAACCAATGTTTGGTGGAACATTCACTGACCTTGTCATGTGGGTTTTCTACCCATTCAATGGGCCTGGAACAGCCAAAGTAGGACTCATAGATATCCCACTAGGGAAAATAGGAGAGCATATTGGAGACTGGGAGCATGTGACACTAAGAGTAAGCAACTTCAATGGAGAACTAAAAAGGGTGTATCTCTCACAACACAGCAAGGGCCAATGGGTTGAGGCTCCTCAACTTGAGTTCCAAAGTGGGAACAAAGCAGTGTGCTATTCCTCCTTGAATGGCCATGCCATTTATCCAAAAGTAGGACTTGTCATGCAAGGCCTTGATGGGATTGGAATAAAGAATGAAACTAAGAGGAGTGAGAAGGTGATTGACATGGGGGTGGGTTTTGAGGTTGTTTCTGGTGAGTATTTGGGGTCAGCAATTGTAGAACCGCCTTGGCTAAACTTTTTCAGGCAATGGGGTCCCAAAATCACCTATGACATTGCAAAGGTGTTGGACAAGTTGGAGAAGGTTTTCCCTGCTTTGCAAGGCCTTGAAGATAGTTTGCCAAAAGAGTTGTTGGGAGAGGAGGGACCCACAGGACCTAAGCTCAAAAGAAATTGGAGTGGTGATGAGGTTTGA
- the PHR12 gene encoding myb family transcription factor IPN2 isoform X1, with protein sequence MERMFPPKKPSTMNSHDRPMCVQGDSGLVLTTDPKPRLRWTVELHERFVDAVTQLGGPDKATPKTIMRVMGVKGLTLYHLKSHLQKFRLGKQPHKDFNDHSIKDGMRASALELQRNTASSSAMIGRNMNDNSHMVDAIRMQIEVQRRLHEQLEVQKHLQLRIEAQGKYMQSILEKAYQTLAGENMASAATNLKSAIVPHHQGIPDMGVVMKEFGSPLGFSSFQDLENIYGGNQIDLQQNMEKPSLDHGFMPINESLCLGKKRSNNPYSGSGKNPLIWSDDLRLQDLGGPASSCLGPQDDPFKGDQIQIAPPGSLDRGASTDIDPMSEIYDSKPVLQSEEKKFDASSMKLERPSPRRAPLQPERMSPMISTGTMAQGRGSPFG encoded by the exons TAAACCTCGCCTCCGTTGGACTGTTGAGCTCCATGAACGCTTTGTTGATGCTGTTACTCAGCTTGGAGGGCCTGATA AGGCCACTCCTAAAACCATCATGAGGGTTATGGGTGTGAAGGGTCTCACCCTTTACCACCTCAAGAGCCACCTCCAG AAATTTAGGCTTGGCAAGCAGCCCCACAAGGATTTCAATGATCACTCGATTAAGGATGGTATGAGAG CTTCGGCTTTAGAACTGCAGCGAAACACTGCTTCCTCTTCTGCCATGATTGGCCGCAACATGAATGA TAACTCACACATGGTTGATGCGATTAGGATGCAAATAGAGGTGCAGAGAAGACTTCATGAACAACTTGAG GTTCAAAAACACCTTCAGCTAAGGATTGAGGCTCAAGGGAAATACATGCAAAGCATATTGGAGAAGGCTTATCAAACCCTTGCTGGTGAAAACATGGCATCTGCAGCAACTAACTTAAAGAGTGCTATTGTACCTCATCATCAAGGAATCCCTGACATGGGAGTAGTGATGAAGGAGTTTGGTTCCCCTCTTGGTTTTTCTTCATTCCAAGACCTTGAGAACATTTATGGAGGTAACCAAATTGACCTTCAGCAGAACATGGAGAAGCCATCCCTTGATCATGGTTTCATGCCAATCAATGAGAGCTTGTGTTTGGGGAAGAAGAGGTCCAATAACCCTTATAGTGGGAGTGGTAAGAACCCTTTGATTTGGAGTGATGATCTAAGGCTTCAAGATTTGGGAGGGCCAGCATCATCATGCCTTGGCCCTCAAGATGACCCTTTCAAAGGTGACCAGATTCAGATTGCACCACCAGGATCATTGGATAGAGGAGCTAGCACTGACATTGATCCCATGTCAGAGATCTATGACTCAAAACCTGTGCTTCAGAGTGAAGAGAAAAAGTTTGATGCATCATCTATGAAGCTTGAAAGGCCTTCACCAAGAAGAGCACCTCTTCAGCCTGAAAGGATGAGCCCTATGATCAGCACTGGTACCATGGCACAAGGTAGAGGCTCACCATTTGGGTGA